One window from the genome of Chroococcidiopsis sp. TS-821 encodes:
- a CDS encoding nitrate reductase associated protein has protein sequence MNEFFQFEADFVDSLRCIPMQVRYKLDTCGVKLKLSHWTQFSAAERQALVEKPCSGEQVSAYRDFLQQLVKQHTGAAAGELPVEAHPAWLDDTAIPRDLQEKAQEVGVTITLPQWRSLTPLQRFALIKLSRPSHENKNFVPALREFHLL, from the coding sequence ATGAATGAGTTTTTTCAATTTGAAGCTGATTTTGTCGATAGTTTACGCTGCATTCCGATGCAGGTACGCTACAAGCTAGATACTTGTGGAGTGAAATTAAAGTTATCGCATTGGACGCAATTTAGTGCGGCGGAACGTCAAGCGCTAGTCGAAAAACCGTGTAGCGGCGAACAAGTGAGTGCTTACCGAGACTTTTTACAGCAGTTAGTCAAGCAGCATACAGGTGCTGCAGCAGGAGAACTTCCGGTAGAAGCGCATCCAGCATGGTTGGACGATACTGCGATACCGCGCGACCTACAAGAAAAAGCCCAAGAAGTTGGCGTAACAATAACATTGCCGCAGTGGCGATCGCTAACTCCTTTACAGCGATTTGCATTAATCAAACTAAGTCGCCCTAGCCATGAAAATAAAAACTTTGTTCCCGCGCTGCGAGAATTTCATTTGCTGTAA
- a CDS encoding phosphate-starvation-inducible PsiE family protein: MSWLRKLSRRVAAGLSDSNFLEVISSIETLVSKLLSILMVVVILIAVYDLFVILFQDIFSAPVGFFTRTLFEIFGLFLNILIALELLENITAYLRRHVIQVELVIVTSLIAVARKFIILDLQKTGGIDLIGLAVAILGLSISYWIIRNAKPRQPH; this comes from the coding sequence ATGTCTTGGTTAAGAAAGTTATCGCGGCGCGTTGCAGCAGGTTTGAGCGACAGCAACTTTTTAGAAGTTATTAGCAGCATAGAAACGCTTGTATCGAAGCTACTATCTATATTGATGGTAGTTGTTATTCTTATTGCTGTTTACGATTTATTTGTCATTTTATTCCAAGACATTTTTAGTGCTCCTGTCGGTTTTTTTACAAGAACCTTATTCGAAATTTTTGGTTTATTTTTGAATATCTTAATTGCATTAGAGCTATTAGAAAATATTACAGCATATCTCCGCAGGCACGTGATTCAAGTCGAACTAGTTATTGTAACGTCACTCATTGCTGTAGCTAGAAAATTTATTATTTTAGATTTACAAAAAACAGGAGGAATTGACTTAATTGGACTTGCGGTTGCAATTTTAGGATTATCAATCAGTTACTGGATTATTCGTAACGCCAAACCTCGGCAACCACATTAA
- a CDS encoding chloride channel protein — protein MSSSASSQSASIGSSEVGRTNDELSYQQLILLAAIVGIAGGLVATIYYYALELSLDIVWKTVPEFLQVRFASEFLAKNYIWIATTIGGFFVGLTLYFLGLPGEVAFVVDKVHDPGHIEIRQTPAMLIASLFSIAFGGSAGPEAPLVQVNGSLGGWLGQKLKLTAKSIRVMTFCGMSAALGAFFGAPLGGALFALEIPHRRGLEYYEALIPAVLSAILSFCVFRLNTGLTIGGIYHFSAIPKLSLMNLVEGALLGGIGALIALLFVLLFRAIGHLSEYAANHRILLATSGGLSIGAIAYFFPQTLFFGEKEIETIVETGATFGVTMLLSIAVAKMLAISCTLHSGFRGGFIFPLFYIGAAIGLAIALAFPQIHPTIGMVCLMAAVNVAVTKTPISTSVILSVLSDTAMLPVIVIASFVSFLLTTQLSLIPTQRSRDFNVTAVE, from the coding sequence ATGTCATCATCAGCTTCTAGCCAAAGCGCGAGCATAGGTAGTTCTGAAGTAGGTCGTACAAATGATGAACTAAGTTATCAACAGCTGATCTTACTTGCCGCGATCGTTGGAATTGCTGGTGGTTTGGTGGCGACAATTTATTATTATGCGTTAGAACTCAGTTTAGATATTGTTTGGAAAACTGTTCCAGAATTTCTACAAGTAAGGTTTGCCAGCGAATTTTTAGCAAAGAATTATATTTGGATTGCTACTACGATTGGTGGCTTCTTTGTAGGTTTGACTTTGTATTTTCTAGGACTTCCTGGCGAAGTAGCATTTGTTGTTGATAAAGTTCACGATCCTGGACACATTGAAATTCGTCAAACCCCAGCAATGCTGATTGCTTCTTTATTTTCCATCGCTTTTGGCGGAAGTGCAGGTCCAGAAGCACCATTAGTACAAGTCAATGGTAGTTTAGGCGGTTGGCTAGGACAAAAACTCAAGCTAACGGCGAAAAGTATTCGCGTAATGACTTTTTGCGGAATGAGTGCTGCGCTAGGTGCCTTTTTTGGCGCGCCGCTGGGAGGAGCATTGTTTGCGTTAGAAATTCCGCATCGTCGTGGCTTAGAATACTATGAAGCGCTTATTCCGGCAGTACTTTCAGCGATTTTAAGTTTTTGTGTTTTTCGTCTCAATACAGGATTAACCATTGGCGGAATTTATCACTTTTCCGCAATTCCTAAGCTTTCGTTGATGAATTTAGTTGAAGGCGCGTTACTTGGTGGAATTGGGGCGTTAATTGCCTTATTGTTTGTTCTCCTATTTCGGGCTATAGGTCATCTCAGCGAGTATGCTGCAAATCATAGAATCTTACTTGCTACTTCGGGTGGGTTGTCGATTGGCGCGATCGCGTATTTCTTTCCCCAAACATTGTTTTTTGGCGAAAAAGAAATTGAAACCATTGTTGAAACTGGGGCGACGTTTGGAGTAACGATGTTACTTTCGATCGCCGTAGCAAAAATGTTAGCAATTAGTTGTACGCTGCATTCCGGGTTTCGGGGTGGATTTATCTTTCCTTTGTTTTATATTGGTGCTGCCATTGGATTGGCGATCGCGTTGGCTTTTCCCCAAATTCATCCGACAATTGGCATGGTTTGTTTGATGGCGGCGGTAAATGTTGCTGTCACAAAAACCCCCATAAGTACAAGCGTGATTCTCAGTGTGCTTTCTGATACCGCGATGCTACCAGTAATTGTGATTGCGAGTTTTGTAAGTTTTCTATTAACGACGCAGTTATCATTGATTCCAACGCAGCGATCGCGCGATTTTAATGTAACTGCTGTAGAGTAA
- a CDS encoding inorganic diphosphatase codes for MDLNRIPPQPKPGVINVLIEITAGSKNKYEYDKDLQAFALDRVLYSSVQYPYDYGFVPNTLADDGDPLDGMVLMDEPTFPGCIIAARPIGMLIMIDGGDYDEKILCVPDKDPRYKHVKSLADIAPHRLDEIAEFFRTYKNLEQKVTEIRGWEDIDRVMPLVERCIKAGSEQGRDSDAEA; via the coding sequence GTGGACTTAAACCGTATTCCGCCTCAACCAAAACCAGGCGTCATTAATGTTTTAATTGAAATTACCGCCGGAAGCAAAAACAAATACGAATACGATAAAGATTTGCAGGCGTTCGCATTAGACCGAGTACTGTATTCTTCAGTGCAGTATCCTTACGATTATGGCTTTGTGCCCAATACCCTCGCTGATGATGGCGATCCGCTTGATGGGATGGTGTTGATGGACGAGCCAACATTTCCAGGATGTATCATTGCAGCGCGCCCGATTGGAATGTTAATTATGATTGACGGGGGCGATTATGACGAAAAAATTCTGTGCGTTCCTGATAAAGATCCTCGTTACAAACACGTTAAATCGCTAGCAGACATCGCGCCGCATCGATTAGATGAAATCGCCGAGTTCTTCCGTACCTATAAAAATCTGGAACAGAAAGTTACAGAAATTCGTGGTTGGGAAGATATAGATCGCGTTATGCCTTTAGTAGAAAGATGCATTAAAGCTGGTAGCGAGCAAGGGCGCGATTCTGACGCAGAAGCATAA
- the panD gene encoding aspartate 1-decarboxylase, which produces MQRTLLLAKIHNCTLTAANLHYVGSISIDQTLLAAAGILPYEQVQVVNVTNGERLITYAIAAPANSGAIELNGAAARLGIPGDRLIIMTYGQFTPEELKTYCPTVVLVTERNRLLEVRRYDDLLAQV; this is translated from the coding sequence ATGCAACGTACGCTACTATTAGCCAAAATCCACAATTGCACGCTCACAGCAGCTAATCTGCATTATGTCGGTAGTATCAGTATCGATCAAACGTTACTTGCTGCTGCAGGTATACTACCTTACGAGCAAGTGCAAGTAGTTAATGTTACGAATGGAGAACGGCTGATCACGTATGCGATCGCCGCACCAGCAAATTCAGGCGCGATCGAGTTAAACGGCGCTGCGGCAAGATTGGGAATACCAGGCGATCGCTTGATTATTATGACTTATGGGCAATTCACACCTGAAGAACTGAAAACTTACTGTCCGACAGTTGTGTTAGTTACTGAACGCAATCGCCTTTTAGAAGTCCGGCGCTACGATGATTTATTAGCGCAAGTTTGA
- a CDS encoding FeoC-like transcriptional regulator, with protein sequence MILREVQDYLSQQGKASLAQMELHFRIDADALRGMLQQLVRKGRVRKLPIPPCCQGCVSCRPEQLEFYEWFATESIRSTNQTCANKSS encoded by the coding sequence ATGATTTTACGGGAAGTTCAAGACTATTTATCGCAGCAAGGAAAAGCATCGCTGGCACAAATGGAGCTTCATTTTCGTATTGATGCGGATGCGCTGCGGGGAATGCTACAGCAACTTGTCCGTAAAGGTAGAGTGCGCAAGTTACCGATTCCACCTTGTTGTCAAGGTTGCGTTAGCTGTCGTCCTGAACAGCTTGAATTTTACGAATGGTTCGCTACAGAATCCATTCGTTCAACAAATCAAACTTGCGCTAATAAATCATCGTAG
- the feoB gene encoding Fe(2+) transporter permease subunit FeoB has translation MTKRTIALAGNPNCGKTTLFNALTGANQRVGNWSGVTVERKEGSYRDRGWNIAIVDLPGVYSLDATDTETGLDETIARNYLLSGEAELIVNIVDASNLERNLYLTTQILEMRLPMVVALNMMDIAQQNLRIKPEILAQRLGCPVVPIVATRAEGLKELREKIYQQLQNPTQPHAYVAYPAVIEDAIAQLIPLVMKHSHGVVDPRWKAIKLLEYEDSIAPELRGQALYKLVVENRRKIHQVLSEDIDILVADSRYDFVRRLIQEAVERTRQVSSTVSDKIDRIVLNRWLGIPIFLALMYVMFMLTINVGSAFVDFFDIFTGTILVDGFGEWLTQIGSPAWLNVLLAQGVGGGIQTVATFIPIIGLLFLCLSILEDSGYMARAAFVMDRFMRFVGLPGKSFVPMLVGFGCNVPAIMATRTLENRRDRLLTIMMNPFMSCGARLPVYALFAAAFFPVGGQNVVFGLYLIGIAMAVFTGLVLKNTLLKGEVSPFIMELPPYHVPQFKGVLLRTWDRLKAFMLRAGKVIVLMVMVLSLLNSVGTDGSFGNEDSEQSVLSSISRSITPVFAPMGIDRDNWAATVGIFTGVFAKEAVVGTLDSLYGQLAPATDVTEEAFDFWGGIREAFASIPANLAELPNSLLDPLGISIGDVSSVNAAAQEQEVTTGTFGEMARRFDGKVGAFAYLLFVLLYFPCVAATGAIFRETNLGWTVFAAAWTTGLAYWVAVMFYQIATLTRHPSTSIAWITGLAIAMAIALASLKLVKPRKVRQFHIKADANR, from the coding sequence GTGACAAAGCGGACAATTGCGCTAGCAGGTAATCCCAACTGCGGTAAAACAACGTTATTTAATGCGCTGACTGGTGCGAATCAACGCGTGGGAAATTGGTCTGGAGTGACAGTCGAACGCAAAGAAGGTAGCTATCGCGATCGCGGCTGGAATATTGCGATTGTTGATTTACCAGGCGTTTATTCGCTTGATGCGACAGATACCGAAACCGGACTTGATGAAACGATTGCTCGTAATTATCTGCTTTCTGGCGAAGCCGAACTCATTGTCAATATCGTTGACGCTTCAAACTTAGAGCGAAATCTTTATCTCACCACGCAAATTTTGGAAATGCGGCTACCGATGGTCGTCGCGTTGAATATGATGGATATCGCGCAACAAAACTTACGCATCAAGCCTGAGATTCTCGCACAGCGCCTTGGTTGTCCGGTTGTACCCATCGTCGCGACGCGGGCGGAAGGATTAAAGGAACTGCGCGAGAAGATTTATCAACAACTGCAAAACCCAACTCAACCACACGCGTATGTTGCGTATCCAGCAGTGATTGAAGATGCGATCGCACAACTTATCCCGTTGGTCATGAAACACAGTCACGGTGTCGTCGATCCGCGCTGGAAAGCAATCAAGCTACTCGAATACGAAGATTCAATTGCGCCTGAATTGCGCGGACAAGCGTTATACAAACTCGTTGTCGAAAATCGCCGCAAAATTCATCAAGTGTTGAGTGAAGATATTGATATTCTAGTTGCAGATAGTCGCTACGATTTTGTCCGCCGTTTGATTCAAGAAGCCGTAGAGCGAACGCGACAAGTTAGTAGCACCGTTTCGGATAAAATTGACCGCATAGTTCTCAATCGCTGGCTAGGCATTCCGATTTTTCTGGCGTTGATGTATGTGATGTTCATGCTGACAATCAACGTTGGTAGTGCCTTTGTTGATTTCTTCGACATTTTCACAGGAACGATTCTTGTTGACGGCTTTGGTGAGTGGCTAACGCAAATCGGTAGCCCTGCGTGGTTAAACGTTTTACTAGCGCAAGGTGTTGGGGGAGGAATCCAAACTGTCGCTACTTTTATTCCAATTATTGGATTGCTATTTTTGTGTCTGTCAATTTTGGAAGATTCTGGCTATATGGCGCGGGCGGCGTTTGTGATGGATCGCTTTATGCGCTTTGTCGGGCTTCCTGGAAAATCGTTTGTACCGATGTTAGTCGGATTCGGTTGTAATGTTCCCGCAATTATGGCAACGCGTACGTTAGAAAATCGCCGCGATCGCCTCCTCACCATCATGATGAATCCGTTTATGTCTTGCGGCGCGCGTTTACCTGTTTATGCACTATTTGCCGCTGCATTCTTTCCGGTTGGCGGTCAAAATGTGGTGTTTGGTTTATACCTAATTGGCATTGCTATGGCAGTGTTTACAGGTTTAGTGCTGAAAAATACGCTACTGAAAGGCGAAGTATCTCCATTCATTATGGAGTTACCTCCTTATCACGTACCGCAATTTAAGGGCGTGCTGTTGCGTACCTGGGATCGCCTCAAAGCATTTATGTTGCGTGCTGGTAAGGTGATTGTATTGATGGTCATGGTATTGAGCTTATTAAACTCAGTCGGTACAGATGGCTCGTTTGGGAATGAAGATAGCGAACAATCTGTTCTTAGTTCGATAAGTCGCTCAATTACTCCTGTCTTTGCCCCTATGGGTATCGATCGAGATAACTGGGCAGCTACGGTAGGCATTTTTACAGGTGTCTTTGCCAAAGAGGCGGTAGTAGGTACCCTAGACTCGCTTTACGGTCAACTCGCGCCAGCAACCGACGTGACAGAAGAAGCCTTCGACTTTTGGGGTGGGATTCGCGAAGCATTTGCCAGCATTCCTGCCAACTTAGCAGAACTCCCGAATAGCTTACTCGACCCGCTAGGAATATCAATCGGGGATGTTAGTTCGGTTAATGCTGCTGCGCAGGAGCAAGAAGTTACTACAGGAACGTTTGGCGAAATGGCAAGACGCTTTGATGGCAAAGTTGGCGCGTTTGCTTACCTACTATTTGTACTTCTGTACTTTCCCTGTGTCGCCGCAACCGGTGCAATCTTTCGCGAAACGAATTTAGGTTGGACAGTATTTGCCGCCGCGTGGACAACTGGGCTTGCCTACTGGGTGGCAGTTATGTTTTATCAAATAGCGACCTTGACGCGCCATCCTAGCACTTCCATCGCCTGGATTACGGGGTTAGCAATTGCTATGGCGATCGCCCTTGCGAGTTTGAAACTGGTAAAACCTAGGAAAGTTAGACAGTTTCACATTAAGGCTGATGCAAATAGGTAG
- a CDS encoding FeoA family protein: MKNPNDTRHQSRKGWGFTFFGGTDRSYKEQSNIASRANQTSFPLTMANVGDRVWIVELNGEDGFARRLMDMGLTLGCELQIVSRTSSGSVVVGIQDNRIGLGAEMARQVIVTTIPPTNRRQNSKINTKLRNLAVGCRGRVVGYEQTARAYREKLLAMGLTPGCEFTVTRHAPLGDPIEIEVRGFHLSLRKDEADALQVEEVQS, translated from the coding sequence ATGAAAAACCCGAACGATACACGCCACCAAAGTCGCAAAGGGTGGGGGTTTACATTCTTTGGCGGTACAGACAGAAGCTACAAAGAACAAAGTAATATCGCGTCACGCGCGAATCAAACATCATTTCCGTTAACGATGGCAAACGTTGGCGATCGCGTGTGGATTGTCGAACTCAATGGCGAAGATGGATTCGCACGGCGGCTAATGGATATGGGTTTAACGCTTGGATGCGAACTTCAAATCGTCAGTCGTACTAGCAGTGGTTCGGTTGTCGTGGGTATTCAAGATAATCGCATTGGGCTTGGTGCAGAAATGGCACGCCAAGTCATTGTCACAACAATTCCACCAACCAATCGGCGCCAAAACAGCAAAATCAATACCAAGCTACGCAATTTAGCAGTAGGTTGTCGAGGGCGCGTCGTTGGTTATGAGCAAACAGCCCGCGCTTACCGCGAAAAATTGTTAGCGATGGGCTTAACACCAGGATGCGAGTTTACTGTCACTCGTCATGCGCCGCTGGGCGATCCGATCGAAATTGAAGTGCGAGGCTTTCACCTGAGTTTACGTAAAGACGAAGCGGATGCGTTACAGGTTGAGGAGGTGCAATCGTGA
- a CDS encoding anthranilate phosphoribosyltransferase family protein, translating to MSNAFRDLLKKVGSGNHTSENLTREEAAAATRMILLQEATPAQIGAFLIAHRIKRPTGEELAGMLDVYDELGPKLQPIATSQRVFVLGLPYDGRSRTAPISPITALLLAAAGQPVIMHGGDRLPTKYGLPLVEIWQGLGVDWTQSLEQTQQVFEATGLGFIYLPQHFPLAQRLFEYRDQIGKRPPFATMELIWCPYAGDAHIVAGYVHPPTEGMFQTAFAVRGTQQFTTVKGLEGSCDLPRDRTAIIGLSTLNPEEPIERLHLVPRDYGFTTKNVPLESTTQLLNAMQSVLQGEPSELMQTALWNGGFYLWRCGVCPDMQSGIAKAEALLKSGAVTQQLQKIIQVIGLVTRSLVQQA from the coding sequence ATGAGTAATGCATTTCGGGATTTGCTAAAAAAAGTGGGTAGCGGTAATCATACCAGCGAGAATTTGACGCGCGAGGAAGCCGCAGCTGCAACTCGAATGATTTTACTGCAAGAAGCGACTCCAGCCCAAATCGGGGCGTTTCTGATTGCGCACCGCATTAAGCGCCCTACTGGCGAAGAGTTGGCGGGAATGTTGGATGTATACGACGAACTAGGTCCCAAACTGCAACCGATTGCTACATCACAACGCGTCTTTGTTTTAGGCTTACCTTATGACGGGCGATCGCGTACTGCACCAATTAGCCCCATTACCGCTTTACTCCTTGCTGCTGCGGGACAACCTGTGATTATGCATGGCGGCGATCGCTTACCGACGAAATACGGATTACCACTCGTTGAGATTTGGCAAGGTTTAGGCGTTGATTGGACGCAATCCCTAGAACAAACGCAACAAGTATTCGAGGCGACAGGCTTGGGATTTATTTATCTACCTCAGCATTTTCCCTTGGCTCAACGTTTGTTTGAATACCGCGATCAAATCGGTAAGCGTCCGCCGTTTGCCACAATGGAACTCATCTGGTGTCCGTACGCGGGAGATGCACATATTGTTGCAGGTTATGTTCATCCACCAACCGAAGGGATGTTTCAAACTGCTTTTGCAGTAAGAGGAACTCAGCAATTTACCACAGTCAAAGGATTAGAAGGAAGTTGTGACCTCCCCCGCGATCGCACGGCTATTATTGGTCTATCAACACTCAATCCTGAGGAACCTATCGAACGTTTGCATCTCGTCCCGCGCGATTATGGCTTTACAACTAAAAATGTCCCATTAGAATCAACAACGCAACTATTAAATGCGATGCAATCAGTTTTGCAAGGTGAACCTTCGGAATTGATGCAAACAGCTTTGTGGAACGGTGGTTTTTATCTCTGGCGATGCGGTGTCTGTCCTGATATGCAATCGGGAATCGCCAAAGCTGAAGCTTTACTAAAAAGTGGCGCAGTCACGCAACAACTCCAAAAAATTATCCAGGTTATTGGTTTAGTTACGCGATCGCTTGTACAACAAGCATAA
- a CDS encoding LysR family transcriptional regulator encodes MRLEQLQAFLAIAETGSFQQAARKCGVTQSTISRQIQALEADLGLSLFHRTAGATLTLGGERVLPRARKICQEWRTIKEELADLVAGKQPELCIAAIHSICSNCLPPVLQQFCHDYPDIQLRVTSLGSDRALKVLKDGLVDLAIVMNNRFLTTGSEMVVEVLYDEPIEVLTAANHPLAQFDKVPWCELVRYPQVVFKDGYGMQRLVQERFERYGATLQAVLEVNTLDAFRGVVRQGELIALLPRSALVEASQDPTLAVRSLANSDSSTSVESGLTRQVVMVTTQDRLQIPPIRHFWQLVKQLIVPQFEQQGKPQVVRNLQVR; translated from the coding sequence ATGCGGCTAGAGCAGTTGCAAGCCTTTTTGGCGATCGCGGAGACGGGTAGTTTTCAACAAGCAGCACGCAAGTGTGGCGTGACTCAATCGACGATTAGTCGTCAAATCCAAGCGTTGGAAGCGGACTTAGGATTATCGCTGTTTCATCGGACAGCTGGTGCGACGCTGACTTTGGGAGGCGAACGCGTACTACCCCGCGCGCGCAAAATTTGTCAAGAGTGGCGGACAATTAAAGAAGAATTAGCAGACTTAGTGGCAGGAAAGCAGCCTGAGTTATGTATCGCGGCGATTCATTCGATATGTTCTAACTGCTTACCTCCGGTTTTACAGCAGTTTTGTCACGACTATCCTGATATTCAGTTACGTGTCACTTCGTTGGGAAGCGATCGCGCGCTGAAAGTTCTCAAAGATGGACTTGTCGATTTGGCAATTGTGATGAATAATCGCTTTTTGACAACAGGCTCGGAAATGGTCGTCGAAGTACTGTACGATGAACCGATTGAAGTTTTAACCGCAGCAAATCATCCCCTCGCGCAGTTCGATAAAGTTCCTTGGTGCGAGTTAGTTCGCTATCCACAAGTTGTCTTTAAGGATGGCTACGGAATGCAGCGTCTTGTACAAGAACGCTTTGAACGTTATGGCGCGACACTGCAAGCTGTTTTAGAAGTAAATACACTCGATGCTTTTCGCGGTGTTGTCCGTCAAGGCGAATTAATTGCATTATTACCGCGTTCTGCATTGGTGGAAGCTAGCCAAGATCCGACACTCGCGGTGCGATCGCTAGCAAATAGTGATTCTTCGACAAGCGTTGAATCGGGTTTAACGCGTCAAGTTGTGATGGTGACAACACAGGATCGCTTGCAAATCCCGCCGATTCGACATTTTTGGCAACTTGTGAAGCAGCTCATCGTTCCGCAATTTGAACAACAGGGAAAACCGCAAGTTGTCAGGAATTTGCAGGTGCGATAG